GTGATATCAAGGGCCTCCAATCCTATTCGTTTCCAAAACCGAAGCCCAGTTCCATACTGAAAAGTGAAGTATGAGGGCATTTGAGCTTAAATTTGgaagccaagaaattgttctaaAAGAAAGGGAAACAAATTAGAAGTCTCATTTCTTGTTTACACCACTGTATATCCATGGTACCATAGAGGCTTTTTAGCTTAAGTTTGGAGTCCATGGCTTTTAGTTTTCATGCCATGTAATCTACTGTTGTAACTAAGattttggtagtttttttaGTTCAGTTTTCATTACTCTATCAATTATATGTAACGGTATATTTGCgttatttatatgtatttgcAATTGTTAATAGTTTTGAAAGAAATTATTTACAGTTTTAATGAGGGAGGAGACTGTATATTAGAAACAATCTTTTATGAAGATACCTTAGAAGAAATTAATGATGTTGAGATGCTTGAGTTTGAGGAAGTAGAATTTGAGCATAATTGGGTTTACACATTGCATATTTGAGCATATGCTAATGTTTGTTATgtattcctttatttattttttgctggaTACTTAGATATATATCCATCAATTTTTGAAGAAGGAAACTTGTTTATGCTGATAATATAGCTATTGGCTAGCCTCTTGACATTCTGAAGGCTTGTGTGTTCATTAAGAGGAGAAGATAATCGGCAAGTGATAGTGCGAAAAAGCCTAGaatcacaaaatttttcacaacttcttGCCATAACTGTGATGTGACAAGGTGTGATTGATATAGAAAAAATAGTGGGTCCTTTTGTAAGTGATGGTTAACCACTCATAGTCTGTTATGTCAGAGttgtagcaaaaaaattatggaataaTTTATGGTCCTAGAACTACTCGTGGTACTGCAGCTGCCTGAGATCAGCCATCCGAATTTGTTGGGAACCATATTGAATATTTTTAGGAGCCACCACTTACCCAAATTATCCAAACAAAAAGAATGATTGACTACTTTTTGAATGATAGTTAGGCTTGAGATATGAGGGCCACTAGATGATAAGAAATATttggtgcattttttttttcttggcattTATCCATACATTATTTCCCATTATCCAAAAGATCAAGTGATGAATTATACTTGCAAACACCGTATAATTATGGAAAATACCCCATTAGATGCAATGTTAATTCTTATTCCAAGATAAAGAATATGAGAAGCTATGTTTGTCGACCAAGTTTCCATTAATTCTATTATCTTTGCCAATGAACATTCCTTTTGGTTATTTGGAGCTCAAGAACTAAAACATATTTCAAGCTGGCTGGTCCGATTCAGAAATCATGATAACTCCCAAGTCATTTGTGAAAATGTAGAGTTAGTTTTGCCTCTAGTCAACATCGAGACCAGAATGTGTTCCTCAGAACTGGTATGCTGTAAAATTACCACCAAGTAGTAACTCGTAAGGGACGTTTACTTCTGGAAGTAGGACCATATTCACTTTGAAGggaaattttagtttagttcAAAGCGGCTCTCTTTTTAGTTCATTTTCACGTCAAAGTCGGCTGATGGCCTTAAATGGCTAAACCAACCACTATTAAATTCTGTCACGAAGTCTGGACTCTGGATCTTGCTGAGTTCAAAACCAAGACCAAGGCGCTACGAGACTAAGCTAAGACCAATAGCATGAGGTCTACCATTTAAATCGATCAAATGGGTCTCGAGATTTAAGACCGACAGATTTTATATTCCAAACTCTTCGCATGGCTTTTTAAGGTCCGGTGAGGTTGACATGTTCTTCTTATGTCCAATTAAATACACAATGCATAATGAAATTCTTTTTTCCAAAAGATTTGGATATCATATTATTCAATAGAAAACATGGCATATAACAATTTCAAATGATTGTACAAAATCTAGAAATAAAACTAAGTAACAAGAACTAAATTTCAGTATTTCACAATAAGTTGAAAGCTTCCTGCCTTCGAACGCAAATTGTTTACAACacaatatatgtatatataatgtaaGCAATAGACATAAACAATActggaaaacaaaattaatcttTAACCCACTAAACTTTCATAACAACAATCATAAGCCTCTTTGAAAAGTCTTCAACTTAATTAGTACCATTTCTCACCATTCAAACGCTTCGTCCAAATCTATGCGCATAGGGTTAATCCAAGTGCAGTTGATGGGTTCTTCTCCGTGAGATGAAGTCCTACACGAATGATCTTTGCAAAAGTAGTGGTATTTCTTAGTTCTGAAGGAGTAGAATACATTACTGTTGTCTTGAACTGTTGGCATGTAAATCATATTTCTCATACCTTTTATCACAGCCAATTCTGAGAAAGAACCTCCAGAACTAACATAGAGCAATTTATTTCCCATATTTCTCATTGGATGCCATTTCATTTTTGGCCCAATCGAGGAGAGatttaatgagaaaatgaaaaaagatggCTCATTATCATGGAGCTCAAACACTGCTAAAAGCTTCCCAGCACTTTCCAACAAATAACTTCTGTGGAGTGAATCATGTAACTTTTCCGGAAGAATAGAAGAATGATATGCCCATCGACACGAGTATTCATTATTAGTATCTAGTGCTCTCATGTATTTCTGCAGATCAAATACTCCCACCCGTCCTGCATGACCTAACCAGTAGCACCGCCCTTTGTATAATAGGGGACTGCAACTAGATATACCATAAGGTTCAAATCCCTGTATAAATTCGCGTATGGTCCAATATACCTCACCACGCCTAATGATGCCGAATTTGGCTCCATTGAATGtgattccaaaaacaaaacagtCTATAGAGTCTGGAGGAGAAGTAAAGCACATTATTTGAAATGCATCTTCTTTGGGATATCTTGGAAGTTCTATTTTGATCCTGTTGAAGGGATGGAAAAAGAAGATACTACAATCTTTTCGAGACAAGAGCAGCCACCCATACTTTGAGAAACGAATAGATGCACCTCGCAATTCTGGTATGTGCATTTGATAAGTGTTATTTTGTATTGGGTGAAAGAATTTGCATGTGTGATTATCTAAGGAGATCAAACATGGAGACTGAGAATGTGGGGAATCCATTAGAGGTAGTAGTGGCCGACTGATGGGAGTAATTAATCGCCATGATTTGCAAATGGCACGAAAAGCTAAGAGGTCCCAAACAAAGAGGTGTGTCGAAACTAGACAAAGAACATCTTGTGGAAGCTCAGACCACAATCCATTTTgcccttcttccttttcttcatcTTGCTTGAAAGATTGAACATATTTGCTGAGGTTCTGTATTAACCTTTTTAGttagaaaaaacaataataatcaaAGGGCCAAATTAGGGGTGTGTAGTTAACCCCCATAACCGACCCAATTCAACTTAACTCATCGAGTTGGgggttgagttgggtttgggttataaGATTTAACAAATCCGCATAATTAGACAgacatatatttaatatatgtttaaattttaaaaaaaaaatatatatttaataatatattatacaattttgttatttacctTTTTGCTCCTCTTTCTAAATAAAATGCAGCCCTAAGTTCTCCCCATATAGTTCATATTAATTTGGTGTTATCATCAGGAtaatttggttttaaatttactcttatttgttgtgcatttttttaatgctcaaattaataataataataataataataataataatagtaattaaaaaaaaaatattcaacccATGCATCCAACCCGAGTTGGACTTCTTGTAATGGATATCCACTTCTTGTAATGGGAATCCAACCTACCATGGTGAATTGAGTTGAAAAACCCCTCAATTCGACCCAACCCGGCCTATAAATATCCCTAGGtcaaataatgaaataaagtaAATCTTTAGAGCTTTAAATATAGATAGACAACACGACGATtattgaggaagaaaataagttttaaagtCGTAGAAAAGGGTACCATCTTCGGTTGAGGGTTATGCTCGTGGTGGTGCAGATGCGGAGGACGTAGAGGGTTGAAGAGCAGCTCAGAGCTGACAACGAATTCCAAATAATAGAGCTGTGTGTGTTTTCAAAATTCCAAGCGTTGGAGAAACTCTTAATTAAAGGGCCTTTAGGTCtggccaatatatatataagcgaTGTTAGTCTGGGATTTCCTAATTCTAGCTTAATTGGGATTGCCTAGTCCTAGTTTAAATGGAATTGCGATTTCCTAATCCCAGTTTAATTGGAATTGGGATTAGGGTTTCCTATTAATATTGCATGATTGCCTCTCACCGACTCTAGATTTTATAAAAACCCCAAACTTTTCTTCTAAACTTTATTGGAGAATCAGAGAATCAGGTAAGCATACTTAAAATTTAGCTAATGTGCAGTGTAAATTTCCAAGCTAATGTGCAGTGTAAATTTCTTGTTTATTGTTCTTTTCATAACTTTGACTTTGGATTTGTTGTTGGCTTTGTTTCACTTGTAAATTTCTTGTTTATTGTTCTTTCTTCCCtagaattttaatatttgaatacTTCCATATTCTAGCAATGAAGGAATTAAACCATTAATGATGTTGTTTTAGAGCCAAAAACCTTGAAGTCACTAATCTTTTTGAGTTTGAATTCAGAGATGTATGTGTAATTAACCTttctgttttaaatttttttgcgACCTTCTACTTAAATTATTGATGTTTGTAACAGTTTAAGGAATTGACTGATCGATATTCGATTTGGTGATACAGCATATAATCTTATATTCGATTGCTTAGGTTTCCTGTAAGTCAAACACTAGATTaggtataaaaaaaaggattacCATGTTACTTAAAGAACTATAAGAATATTGCTTTACTATAATGAATTACTAGTGTTATTCTCAtaattaagtttgaaaaattaataacgCATGACTTTTgattccaagaaaaaaaaaatacatcgaTCATTGATTGCGAGATAGCTCTattctttgattatttttagCTTATTATGTatgataacaatttttttgagaaaaagaattGTTGGTATAATGACGAGCGAAAGACAGAGATACACAATATATGAAGAGAGCTTTCCTTTTTAGCTAATATACCATTAAAATAACAATGATATCCTTACTAGTATATCCAAGAAGAATATTGAGCTTCCCAATTCAACcttttattttgagttgaaaGGTGTCCAGTGCATTAGGTGGTTAACAGTGACGTTTACAGAAAATTTCTTGAATGCAGAACAATTTAATAAGAATTTCTATACCAATTAAGCTCttatttcaactaaaattttgaatttattttcattagcctcgtgtttttcattttgtgattttaaaaaCTGCTTAacgcttttcttttcttttcttcttcttcttcttctctttttttttttttttttttttttttttttcacacagtGGCTTGGAAATGGAATCTACAAATAAAATGGAACAGTATATGCAATCTCATCCTCCTATCATCCCTCAATCTTATCCTTGGCTTGTAATTCGTGATGGCAAACATCTAGAAaggcaaaaaattttcaacataTCAAAGGATAAATATTACTCAATAACAATTCCTGAGATGCACAATAAGATGATATGCACTAGCACCAACGAATGGCTGTTGTTAAATGATCTTGATTCAAAGGATCTTTCTCTTTTGAACCTTCTTTCGATGGAGGTGGTGCAGCTCCCAAGGTTGGAATCCTTTACGAATTCAGATGTTTGTATTTTATGCCCACCAACACGTGAACCCAACCAAGATTGTTACGTAATGATCATTGATCGTTCGCCatgtaaattttatttctgCCAACCCGGTGATGAGGAATTTAGTGAACAagagtttgaatttgatttggaagaacaagaGTATGAATTTGGAGCAATGTGCATATCTGCCGCAACAATGTTTAGAGGGAAGGTTTACTTTTTGGCCAGATTTCCAGGAATAGATCTTGTTTCTATTTATGTATTGTTTACTGCTGAATTTGTGGGTTCAAATCTTCATTTTACGAGAATTACAAGGGAGGACTTTCCTGTACCATCACCTCCAGAAATACCCACAACTAATGAATATCTTATTGAATCTGGTGGTGAGCTCTTATATATTCATAAGATGAGAGGTGGATGGGATGCTAAGATGATTCTTGGCTTCATCATTTTACGAATGAATTTTTTAAGACAAGCATGGGAGGAAGTGAACAACATAGGAGGGTGGACCCTTTTTCTTTCACAAGATCGTGGTTTGGAGCATAAGGCCATATCTTGTTTTGCAGCAGAAGGAGTTAAGCAGAATTCaatctattttacaaagcctTTTGATAGATTCTATTATGTTTTTGACCTAGAAAATAATAGTATTTCGAAGTCTTTACCTTGTCCCACTGTTAGCAAGTTTATGTCACGACTGGATTGGGTTTTAATTCCTATAACAAAGTCATAAGATCGATCAATGCTATAATTGGTAGTTTCATTGGCCCATTTGTGGTAGAGGGTGTGGTTGCCTTTTTTGTTGTCATCGTTGGCCTCACCAGCCACCAGTAGGGCTATCtacgggtcgggtcgggtcagtTTCGGACCCAACCCGGACTCAACCCGCCGGCGTCGGGTGGAGGGGCGAAGGAACCCGTAACTGACCGCCAAAAAAATCAGTCGAGTCGGTTTTGGTGCGGGTGAGCGTCGGTCGGGCCGGGCGGGTCGCCGGAATAAAGAAAACATtgaaatctggaaaaaaaagcGTCGCCGAAATCTGAAAAAACTCACCGGATTATAGAAAAACTAGTCGGATTCTGCATTTTCTCGCCGGATTGTACATGTTTTTGCCGAAAATCACTAGGATTTGGCTAGATTTCCTCGAATCGAAGCTTGATCTCGTCAGATCTCCTCGATTCGAAGCTTGTTATCGTCAGATCTCCTCGAATCTAAGCTCGATCTTACCAAATACGATCGAGTTCTCTTTAGATCTCCTCGAATCTAAGCTTTATCTTGCCAGAGTTGGCCGGATTTAAGCATATTTGAGTGAAGATTTAAGCGGATTTGAGTAAAGAAATGCCAAACGTCGCCGGATCGAAGCTGAGAAACCCAAACATCGCCGGATTTCAGCTTTTGTTTTGAGGTTTTGTCGGGCGGGTCGGGTAGATAGGGTTTTTGAGGACGAAACCCGTTACTCGACCCGCCGGGGTTGGGTTCTGGAGACTGGGACCCGTCACCGACCCTTCAGAGGTGTTGGTCCAGCCGTGACGGGTCGGTTTCGGTCGGGCTGATCGGGTCCAGCGGGTTGTCGGGTACTCTGGACAACCCTAGCCACCAGGTctatcttctaattttttttagactcCATTCTTTTTTTGGACTCTATTCTGtaattttttccctttacaagatttttttttttaaaatggtggAATGCTTGAAATAAATAATGTAAATCAGTAGGCTCTAGTAGTTCTTGATCGCATGGTCAATCGTTCACACTCAAAAAAGTGTTCAAAAAAATGCCTGAGCCAAACTGAAAAAGGGGCTTCAGCTTGGAGGCATGGCTTATAAAGATAGACTAGATGGTGTTGACATTAAGCATCGTCCaagttttattttacatttatgATCTAATGTTTGATAGTTTGATCTAACAGAAGCAAtcaaatcttttgtaaaaatccaaaattagGCCACCCTGATTTCACCTTCTAATTTCAGTGTttgactatttttttctttgtagcTTTGATTTGTTTCTCTCCCTGCCAACCTCCCCTCTTAAAAATAgtgctttattattttggtgTCAATATTtgtaaagcaaaaggaaaattGTGAACAAAAATTTCTTCACTGTCTAATGTAAACCAATTGTTACTttcaattctaaaaatattgaaaaatctacaagtttCAACTTAAGAAAGAGAATTCTTGCTATTTTGAATAAAACCCAACAACAAATGAAAGCCGAAGAAGATGATAATACAATTTATACAATTTTCCACACTATGAATCAATTTAACTgaaaaacaatgtaatttgtgtTAGAATGTCAACCTTTCCACAGTGGGAAAGCCAGCAATGAATTGAGTGAGAATATTACATGAAATAGAATGATTtgtactatttttgtttttgttccttCACCTCAATGTTATTCAACTGGGACCTAAGCTGGTGCCTCCATGATATATGAAGTTCCAGCCTGAGGCTTTCCCTGCGGCTTAGCTTGATGCTGAGACCTATAACAATGAGCAGCCAGGACTCGGTTTAAGAGCTTTTGGGGAACAAACTCACTCCTTTATTGTGGAGCAATTTTTGCTGTGTGAaccaatattttttccttttctagtttaaattttttaccatGTTCATTTTGCAAGTCTAATACGTGGAGATGTTCTTCTTACACGGTATATACATGGTCTGGCAGTATATACTATGTCCATTTAGCACATGGTTCTCCTCCTTCTTCCAGATTGTAgcaatttattttagattttctttttgtttatgtgtGATGTACTTCTTATTGAAGAATTGTTTTCTTGGTTTTAATCCTTATTTGAAAGTAGAAGCATAGACAGGAAAAGCTAAGATTCActtaattttctattattttgtcTTGGTAAGGCTTTTATTTTCCCCTTTTTGTTTAGTATTTAGACACTCATTAGCTTAAATTCAAGCTTGACTCACATTACCAATCAATTATAGAATAAATGACAGACAATCGATGTGTAAAATCCATTTACAATCCAGAACCCAACTATGTTACCTTTCATATAATCATATTAGGTGAAAGCTATGTTATTCTACTGAGATTAAGTTCTTGGTCTCAAGTTCTTAAAAGCTTTCTTTGAATtgtctatataatttttttttatatacaaaatatgtaccatataattttataaagataatttttctaaCATT
This genomic stretch from Castanea sativa cultivar Marrone di Chiusa Pesio chromosome 9, ASM4071231v1 harbors:
- the LOC142608670 gene encoding F-box/kelch-repeat protein At1g57790-like, with the translated sequence MHIPELRGASIRFSKYGWLLLSRKDCSIFFFHPFNRIKIELPRYPKEDAFQIMCFTSPPDSIDCFVFGITFNGAKFGIIRRGEVYWTIREFIQGFEPYGISSCSPLLYKGRCYWLGHAGRVGVFDLQKYMRALDTNNEYSCRWAYHSSILPEKLHDSLHRSYLLESAGKLLAVFELHDNEPSFFIFSLNLSSIGPKMKWHPMRNMGNKLLYVSSGGSFSELAVIKGMRNMIYMPTVQDNSNVFYSFRTKKYHYFCKDHSCRTSSHGEEPINCTWINPMRIDLDEAFEW
- the LOC142611148 gene encoding uncharacterized protein LOC142611148 — translated: MESTNKMEQYMQSHPPIIPQSYPWLVIRDGKHLERQKIFNISKDKYYSITIPEMHNKMICTSTNEWLLLNDLDSKDLSLLNLLSMEVVQLPRLESFTNSDVCILCPPTREPNQDCYVMIIDRSPCKFYFCQPGDEEFSEQEFEFDLEEQEYEFGAMCISAATMFRGKVYFLARFPGIDLVSIYVLFTAEFVGSNLHFTRITREDFPVPSPPEIPTTNEYLIESGGELLYIHKMRGGWDAKMILGFIILRMNFLRQAWEEVNNIGGWTLFLSQDRGLEHKAISCFAAEGVKQNSIYFTKPFDRFYYVFDLENNSISKSLPCPTVSKFMSRLDWVLIPITKS